The nucleotide window CGTTGACATCGAACTCGTCGGAGGTTCTGAGACCTTGATGCTCGATTTTCGCAATGAATTctcaaagagaaaacaaaaatcagaGGAACGGACAGAAACGACTCCATAGCACCTTGTTGTCCGCGTTAAGCTTGCTTTTGTCCACTGTTTGCTGTATCACGGTTGTTCGCTTGGAAAtcaaaatgaatctacaagaccGGCGTATATCTGACTCTGTCACACGCTGTAATCAGATGGAAACAGAACTTCAAACGTTACAAGGAAGACAGCAAGGATCGGAAATGCACTTGTTGAAGACTAAAGGACCAAAAGGTAAGGTGTTTTACTACTTGTTTCGTTTGCACAGAGGTCATCCTGTAAACTGAACAAATTACAGACGTGGTTGTCTTGCGCATAGTTTCATAACTCTAGCTCGAGCCATTTCGTTGAATTGAACCTGTCAGCCTTAGCTTTAAAATACAACAATCCATAGAAGTAAGTGGGCTTTCCGTTTTAgaacatgttttttttctctgtcagtGGAATTTTTGAGAACGTGTGTGGAGAGCTTCGGCCTAATTGACAAGTCAACGCATACCATTCAGGCCATTGTTTGCGATGTCGTTGTTATACTGTACACTACTTTTCATGCTTGTTGTGTCGTAATTTTATCTCGGCGACATTTGGGTGAGACAAATTGCAAGGTACATTGTTCATTAGTATAGTATACCTTGCAGCAACCCAGCCTTCGAACACAGACGTAATTTCGGCTGCTCTCTGTCTTCACCGAGAGACTATGAACAGTCGAAAATGCGTCTGCGTTCGCAGGCAACCAGCAACCAAAATCGTTGCAAGAAAAATTTCAACAGTTTCAGCCCAAAAATTTACGAAACAAGTTGTCTGAATgatgacgcagcctgccaccgcttTTGTCACTACTTGTCGTGCTTCTTTTGTCCCGAGTTAACCGGAGTCTTTTTCACTCTTTAAAGCTGATGAAAACGAATTTGATTCACTTACAATCCTCAAACAAAGCAGCACAAGACAGAAACGCTCTTCCATGCGTCCTTCGGATCACGATGTCTCTGAAGTAAAATTGCTGATCAAAGAAGAACTTCGTCGGCTACAAGACCAAGTATGTGCTAAAAATGAGATTCTCTGCAGGCCTGGACCAAAGGGCAACCAAGGTCGACGAGGACCCAGAGGGAAACCCGGTTCAGAAGGGCCTCCCGGTAAACATGGACCAGAGGGGCCAAGGGGTTCGACGGGGTTAAGAGGGGATCTTGGATTGCCAGGTATCCCTGGTCCCGCAGGTCCAAGTGGACCAAAGGGTGTGAAAGGCCAAAAGGGTGAGCCGGGAAAGTCCCTATCAGAGCCATCCCTGCTGCAGCCTCCTGTGGAAACAATAGTTAACGAAACTCAGacagccattttgaaatgtaCGGTGGATGGTAACCCGACACCAAAGATCTCGTGGTTCAAGCAGAATTCATTGCTTCCTGTTGGACGTCACGTGGTAGAGCCCAGTGGCGCCCTCATTGTGAGGGATGTGAAGCCTGGTGACGATGGAGTCTACAGTTGCAAAGCTGAAAATCTTCTGGGAAGCGTCAACGCTTCAGCGAAACTTACTGTCCAGTGTAAGTGAGAGAATTTTAGTTGCATAACTGAGGGTTCCCTACACTTTTTTCGTGACGCGTGAAACTCGTGAATGAGCATTTTAGCTTTGCGTGACCCGTCAACGAGGATTTTTTATTCCGTGATTCGTGAAtcaattttgtgatttttcgtGATCCGTGAAATATGCATTTTACTTACACGTGATTCCTAAACCAACgatttgtaacaccctgatgaagaaaggcagcgcctttcaaaatattggacaaaataattCATATTCCTGCCACTGTTTGATCAGCATTGCTTTTTCTCAtctgattttgaaaaaaaatactgcTGATCAGATTCTTCAGTAGGtgctttctttcaatttttggaGATTTTGGCTTCATTAAAGAACTAAAAGTTTAAAAAGAGTACGGCTAGTCGATTCTCTGACCGGATGGAAGACTGAAAACTAAATTTTACACAGCAGTTTTTGAACCAAGAGGAAATAAAACCCAGTCTGTCACACGCGCCATCTACACACATTGTACACAGTCACGAGTAACACCATTTTCGAGTACTAATAAACAACAGTTTTAAGAAAAGATATAGGGGACTCTCTTAACTAAGTTGTCAACGATTATGCTATAATCAtctcttgaaaaaaattttattgaaaaaaatgatgaaGCATGTTTGTATTCAAGGTTTTAGTTGAGGACTAAGAGAGATTTCCTGCCACACTTCCCCCTTTCGGGTTTGTAACTATTTCTGGGTTCCTCTACCCTATTGAGGCTTGAGCGTATCAATCGTTGTTGTtttatgttattgtttttgctttgttttttgttgacaTACCGTGATTGGTTTAGTTTCTAGAAAGTGGTGAGCTTGTTAGATGATTGTTGATGCAATGCAAGTAAAATATTATATTAAGGTAGTTGCAGTTTGTCAGTCAAAAGAGGTTCCCTTGTTCGTGTTCCTGTCGAAAATCACGCTTTGCGTTTATGTTTAAATGTAAACGGGGCCGAAAATAGAGTAGAATTAATTAATTCTTCCAAAGGGTTTTCATTTGGAACTGATCATGATTTACTTCGAATTAAGGGGAAACGATACATGGGATGAAATATATCTAGTCTCATTCTTGTTAAAATAAACGATTTGCCTGATGAAATGATCGTAGTAACACCCTACTTTATATAATTCTTATTTTTTACCTTGGAATTCAGTTGAAAATTATCCTCAAGtcaattctttttttcctaTCAGTTGGCCCTCAACTTTTCCTCTCAGCCAATCGAATGTTAGCTcaggagaacgaaaacgtcacaattACGTGCAATGCTACTGGTCAGCCCCTTCCCCAAATCACGTGGTCGAAGTTTGTTGGTACTTTACCTAAAAGCAGAACTTACGTGAGCAATGGAGTCATTAGAATCCGTCAGGTGAAGAAAACAGACTCAGGAACGTACATCTGCGAGGCAGACAATATAATGGGATTAAAACAGGGCGTGATTCAGCTTCTCGTATTTCACCgtttgaagtttgaagtttctccTCCCCAAGAGGTGACTCCATATGTTGGTTCTACCGTTAGTTTTTCATGTGTCGCCAAGAGTGACCTCAAACCCGTTATAACCTGGAAAAAAGACACCAAATCTCGCGTTCTTGTAGACTCCAATATTCTGCCAAATGGAACACTGGTTCTTCAGAACATTCAGAAATCCCATCAAGGAACTTATACCTGCATAGCAACGAATGCTTTGGCAACAATTATTGCTAAAGTCAGAGTCCATTCTCCGCGATCGGCACCTTCCTGTTCCGTGATAAGACACTTCACCAGTGCAAGTGGAAATTATGAAATTGATCCGGATGGCGTGGGAGGTGTGGCACCATTTACAGTGTACTGTGATATGactgacaagaacaagaatgGAGTTGGCGTTACAGTCATCAGTCACGATAGTGAAAGTAGAACACTTGTCAAGAGATGCGAAACTCGAGGATGTTACTCGCGTGACATTGATTACACTGGAGCGAGTCTGAATCAATTGACGAGTCTCACCCTAGTCTCCACTCACTGTGAACAGTTTATCAAGTATGAGTGTCGGGGCACTGTTTTTCAATTCGACAATCCGTTTGGATGGTGGGTGTCACGTAGTTCAGCAAAGATCACCTACTGGGGTGGAGCATCAGCTGGTAGCAACAAGTGCGCATGTGGGATGACAAACTCTTGCGCAGACCGCAGCCAAGGCTGCAACTGTGACAAGAATGACCCTGTCTGGCGCGAAGACACTGACAGGTCACAGCTTCCAGTCAAACAGCTCAGGTTTGGTGATACTGGCGGTTCAAGAGAGCAAGGGTACCACACTCTGGGGAAAATGAAATGCTACGGTGAAGCATAATACTAGAAAATGCACGCAAGAAAACTCATCGGTGGCAACGACTTAGTCGACCCAAAAACACTGTTCTATGGCTTCTGATCACTAAAATTagtaattttctattttctaGATCGCGACGCTTAGAAAAATGCCCCACAGAGCTCATCAGCAACAGTGACCTTGTTATCTGAAAAcattccattaatttttataacaTAAACAAAGTTTTTGTCTTCTAAGTAGTTTCACTTAGTCCCTATATGTAACATAGTGATTGTGTATAGTCAGAACCGCTAACAAGAGCGGATGAGCAGGAgtatgcaactccactatattccgatcacggcgttttcatagaacgatttatttttagatcgaatttccctggaatgagactcccttgGGAGTgtcatgaccaatcacaagaatcAGAAatccatcagatggagcctccatctcccatacatgccattggagtcaaccctttccagaGTAGTCTACCCTTTCCCGAATAGAacagttccctgaggaggtttcgcgcgctaatagaggaaagagccaatgtaggaatgacagtagtattgtcttacttcaaacagcaggcagcaagcgcattcatgcgattcaaccgttacaaaagaaagtggttctatttataaatctacgcgggaaagggttgactaaAGAAATCAATGgacatggaggctccatctgatgggctcctgcaaTAATCTAATTGACGCCATTGCGTCACTGGAActgaactgcctttctttcacaaaagaataGGTGTACTAAagatagatcagtctgtaaaaatgcagTGATGTATGCTTAGTGTAAGAtcggagttgcatgctcctactcgtCAGCTCCTGCCCCTAGCTATTATCTTGTTATCTGGTAATTATGTCCAATTGCATGTATAATTTCCTTTTTTGATATTAGATTAAAATTGAGGCAGAAAATATTATCAAAGTTCCATTTTTAGAGATAAAAACACAAAGGCCTCGAAATATTTAGGTATTTTGGGACCAAACAAGTAAAATTTAACCACAATTAACTACGTCAACCAATTACAACAGACTTGAGGACTCTTAGTTCGCCCAATGTCCAAACGGTCAGCGCGTTTGAATGCCACGGATAAGAATGGGTTAATGCGTTGTGTATAGAGAAATAAAATGTACCGTTTACTTACAGTTCACATTGTTGGTTCCTCCACATACAGTGGGTTATGTTCTTCTGTGTTTTGTGTGCTTGAAGTGCTTTGCTTAATTGTTGTTCGTGGTTTACTTGAGGTATTTGGAGTCTGTCGTCCTCCCCCACCTTACTGCTACCCCATCAGAACGGGAATTCATACCCTCACAGAATCAGCCGACATGGAGCGAGCGCAAAACACTTTTGAGCACGCGGAACATTTCTCACGTCTAGCTCACCAAAGTTTTTAAGATTATGAACACATTATCACCTCTGGCGTCAAGGAGGCTTTGTTGTGTTGTTTATCGTTTGTAGAcctttttgttgaatttttaaGCGATATCAAATGCGTCCAAATGCTCTTTTAAGCTTGAGCTGTTGTGAAGTGTGTTATTTTCATAGCTTTGCTGCTAACGACTAGGTTGTCTAACTTTTCCTTTCtcttattttaatattttcgTGCGAAAGAAAAAAGTACATTGCAAGAAATAatcaggggggggcagaagactcctatagggcctggcactttttttgtgtcagaatcatccaacaaaaagtgacgtcacatccggttcggAAGCGGGCTACTTCTCTCCCCGGCGCGAAAGCCAAAATTTACGGCAACAGGTTCTTTTACTCGGTGagtaaaatgatgatattttgcaatcggctgcatattttatctctttttttcgttcatccggtaaaggaactttccctttttacctcaatggattattccactgtataagattagcaactaatcaaaaaccggttgttttggctgaacgttctctctgaaaaatgtctgcatttctctcctacgaattttcacagaggtcggtaaattaattgaaagcatgagttcaagttgagtttcattttatttaaatatcctatcctgaagaatgagtattgaactacaagaaaataacaaagacggcgttagagatgtgtgggaaccccattaacactccaagtttttgttgttaactagtaactaaacgagtacgcacacaaagataccattgaagcatacaagacttgggctaaacacctactgcagaagcaatacaaattctcgctgattcttctttatttaaatgtcctatcctgaagaatgagtatcgaactacaagaaaataacaaagacggcgttagagatgtgtgggaaccccattaacactccaagtttttgttgttaactagtaactaaacgagtacgcacacaaagataccattgaagtatacaagacttgggctgaacacctactgcagaagcaatacaaattctcgctgattcttgctgacgaacatacatgtatttattatttttgattgaaatgaacataaatgttcttcattgtgacggttacgaaccgaattcctgtttttttttccggaaaaccaaacaaatacaggttcggagaacagtcactgggaccaaaacgccgggaggcaaaagccactcaaatcgaatccattcaaagaaaattattaggcgactccatcatcaaaaacattgaaaggtttgctccaaaatatttcactttgtttcccgCTTCCACGGTGTTAAACGCTGGTATTCCCGGTGACACTGTGGAGGCAATTCTTTACAGAGTGCTCCACATGTCTTTTCCTTTAACTGTTACTTGCATTTCTCTTCTATGTGGAACCAACAATCTATCTTCTCACTCACCAGCCACCATCTCTGCAACTGTAATggagattttatttgtattgcgccaaaaatgtccaacctgtgtcattcatttatttcctaATTTACCAAGGTTTGATCAGTTCTTCTCTAATGTACATGCTACTaacacttaaatttattttcatgttaaaaattTTTCTCCAGACGTCTTACTTCATGACTTGCCATCTTCACTATTCAATAGAAACGTATACAGGGAAGACAAACTTCActtaacaaaaaagggaaatgacATTCTTACCAAATGGTTCCACTACTGCATTTCCAAATGCCAGTCCTCCAGCTAATCCCACTCTCAACACTTCCCCTTCAGATTTTGCAAGCAATGATGAGGACTGGCCTGCTTTACCTCAACCTAGGCCCAAACCAAATCCTACTCCACCAATTCCCTGCCCCTTAAGTTCAAGAAATCTGATACAAAGCACAAAATCCAAGTTTACCCAACCAGGCTacccaaacaaaacattcagccccACCCATCCAagtcattaaccactcttatctcttcgtaatcaacaaggatgacaaccgacatgttttccaatactgcaatggtttatttaaagtggaaacattcatggctaacacaatgtctactgattgttttaggaaagaatgaatacaatcctatttctaacatcgctgttactacttttaaccattgtcattaccattaatgttgatgtaacacatgaaagatggataacaacaaacctctcttcatatgctacactgtaactattgttatggtaaacaagaataagtccaccaactggttcacaaggaaatgactaacaaacaacatctgtctccagccttatgtttttgtggtgaatagagaataataatttgattctcatgatggttacaaaatgatcagcaactgatgtacaaagacaaaggataacaactaacagctctactcatcttagagtacatcatggaaaacctgatataatggctaacagtatgttaccaattatttctccaatattacattcacttcattgacaatcaatttgatgatggctaaccaattttgAGCAATGGGTCCGTGTTAAACATGGGGTTGACTAATATCTATTCATAACaatggacaagtgtcaagtaccggtaactcagatgacaactaacacttctttttatcattcttacatcatgttacgataacaatgagaataacagacaacaatcagtctttttttgtatacgtagctatcctacgatattggtacaactctacatttgcagtgtttaaacaatgctgttggtggctgtgacatattttactttaccactttacagaaaaagcaagaataatcgacacctcttcctaccctgcatgttgttaacatatcagcagaactgtaacagttaatcatgtgggattacacaatcatcaccaatataggaatgcttaaatgaagaaccaacaggatcttatcaaaataattgcgtgttctcatgtaagatcttgtggaatattgtaaCTCAACACAAACTCTTCCTATCCTACAAACTTGCCTAACTGTAAAGTtacagcagcacagaccaagacaactcagcaagttggaagcaaaatcatgtcttcattaattttagctatgtttcttatcttgccgctgtgtttttaacataaggaaaaactggtcttgaagtatcaaagttataacacaccatgaataatgatacaatttaataccatgccatagaaaatacagctaatcagaaaagctgttagttgaatatttcttcgtataattcaactggaaagatttctacacagccccatacattaataattatacatacatgaacatcatgttccctgttccaaacacagactttgggtgagaaaatgtatgcataatgaatgtatgggaaagtgacgagatcttgtcttttatacagtgtgtatttagggagagctttcttaatacctcctaataatcaagttcaaggtctgtactgtaagttacagattgagatttttttgttcacttatggcccaagcacaaagcgcatgggccataaatcaatgtttaaaaaaaacaatgattcataacttgcagtacagaccaagaaaacaaggttagtaagataataattatcattattattataacatgaaataacccataagtcacatgtacatgtattttctttacatatatgtacaatcaacttaaaaactgtatgtatctaatgaaagtccaattgacatctgggatattccatggtataaaattctaaagcattgcatacataactagtatgagttgtggttggatgtcgatacacatttatgtagccatgtattttccaactcaaacacaacataaatcatatgcttgccctttacttgaaataaaataaagtgcaagtataattaaaatgtggtgctgcaaggaaatcttccctttctttataagctttaaagccacttatttggtatatgcagatcaaatacgctatttttaataataaatattattggtaatcaaatatctacatgtaagcttaaataaagaaatgattttcgaaagatacgagaagatttcattgatcTATGGAAGGGGCTGAcatgatatctacaaacctcGAAAAtgtcaagatttgattgttctagaagggctttttccatcttcgatctcgaaaacattacaacagtgaaaatatgacttacaagatacatttacaaagctcaaaaatgactgatccccttaaagatcagatgcccttgtatttccagtcagtagaaaatgaACTCCACGAAAGAATGTAAAAAAGCggtggaaacgtgccttaattccacgaggcctcaaggtgaaAACACAAGAtaaaggacttgaacagcattaatgataccgcttccaccacttcacgtcgagtgttaattaccttcccggcgttaacactgaaaactatgaccaccaatgtacactccattatatcacgctcaggataggatattttaatttccattttcacgggatcaggaacagctagagccaaaagtctgaacgccactcgctttgagattatgaaattttcgccattacacgacgcgtagctgtctggtaatttccgtcaaaacaatagtaaacttcgttcctttgaaaaaatctcacctggaaacattgaatcaatatcttcacaacaatttaaacggtcatagtatacaatttcggaagttgtcagttcaaaatatagaagaaaatgttacgcgtcgagccgccatctttc belongs to Acropora muricata isolate sample 2 chromosome 9, ASM3666990v1, whole genome shotgun sequence and includes:
- the LOC136927777 gene encoding uncharacterized protein, with the protein product MNSQRENKNQRNGQKRLHSTLLSALSLLLSTVCCITVVRLEIKMNLQDRRISDSVTRCNQMETELQTLQGRQQGSEMHLLKTKGPKADENEFDSLTILKQSSTRQKRSSMRPSDHDVSEVKLLIKEELRRLQDQVCAKNEILCRPGPKGNQGRRGPRGKPGSEGPPGKHGPEGPRGSTGLRGDLGLPGIPGPAGPSGPKGVKGQKGEPGKSLSEPSLLQPPVETIVNETQTAILKCTVDGNPTPKISWFKQNSLLPVGRHVVEPSGALIVRDVKPGDDGVYSCKAENLLGSVNASAKLTVQFGPQLFLSANRMLAQENENVTITCNATGQPLPQITWSKFVGTLPKSRTYVSNGVIRIRQVKKTDSGTYICEADNIMGLKQGVIQLLVFHRLKFEVSPPQEVTPYVGSTVSFSCVAKSDLKPVITWKKDTKSRVLVDSNILPNGTLVLQNIQKSHQGTYTCIATNALATIIAKVRVHSPRSAPSCSVIRHFTSASGNYEIDPDGVGGVAPFTVYCDMTDKNKNGVGVTVISHDSESRTLVKRCETRGCYSRDIDYTGASLNQLTSLTLVSTHCEQFIKYECRGTVFQFDNPFGWWVSRSSAKITYWGGASAGSNKCACGMTNSCADRSQGCNCDKNDPVWREDTDRSQLPVKQLRFGDTGGSREQGYHTLGKMKCYGEA